A region from the uncultured Holophaga sp. genome encodes:
- a CDS encoding IS4 family transposase, which produces MARTTATLEGGTRISDFITLGVVARLFPADRVEAILKETGRASQRHRDLPAHVVIYYVIALALFTQASCREVLRCLMEGLRWLQGTPDDLHIAGKSAISQARSRLGWEPLQRLHDEIVQPIATPDTPGAWYRQWRIVSIDGSTLDVPEDPAIEAEFGRPGAARGTSAYPQIRFVSLVESGTHVLFASRMEGFNTSEKALAHQVLPALTPDMLCLADRGFYGFEFWNKARATGATLLWRVNAKLGLPREDELEDGSYLSTLYPTREYRHPSKGVRVRVIEYTLHGIPMPPDAEGETTYRLITTLIDPKAAPAVELAALYPERWEIESAFDELKTHLRGRQMLLRSKTPDLIRQEFYGLIMAHFAIRGLMHEAALQAKLDPDRLSFIHAVRVIRRTLPHFAALSPQPNT; this is translated from the coding sequence ATGGCCAGAACGACAGCAACGCTTGAGGGTGGAACGCGGATCTCGGACTTCATCACCCTCGGGGTGGTAGCCCGGCTCTTCCCGGCTGACCGGGTGGAAGCCATCCTCAAGGAAACCGGGCGTGCGAGTCAGCGCCACCGGGACCTGCCCGCCCATGTGGTGATCTATTACGTCATCGCCCTGGCTCTCTTCACCCAGGCTTCCTGTCGCGAGGTCCTGCGCTGCCTCATGGAAGGCCTCCGCTGGCTGCAGGGCACCCCAGACGATCTGCATATCGCTGGCAAATCCGCCATCTCCCAGGCCCGGTCCCGGCTTGGCTGGGAACCGCTTCAGCGCCTTCACGACGAGATTGTCCAACCCATCGCCACTCCAGACACTCCGGGAGCCTGGTACCGCCAGTGGCGCATCGTCAGCATCGACGGCAGCACCCTGGATGTCCCTGAGGATCCTGCCATCGAGGCTGAATTCGGTCGCCCAGGCGCTGCCCGGGGTACCAGTGCCTACCCCCAGATTCGCTTCGTCTCTCTGGTCGAGAGCGGCACCCATGTCCTCTTTGCCTCCCGCATGGAGGGCTTCAACACCAGCGAGAAGGCCCTGGCCCACCAGGTCCTACCGGCCTTGACTCCAGACATGCTCTGCCTCGCCGATCGCGGCTTCTACGGCTTCGAGTTCTGGAACAAAGCCAGAGCCACCGGGGCTACCCTTCTCTGGCGCGTCAATGCCAAGCTCGGTCTGCCCCGCGAAGATGAGCTTGAGGATGGCTCCTACCTCTCCACCCTCTACCCCACCCGAGAATACCGTCACCCCTCCAAAGGGGTTCGAGTGCGGGTCATTGAATACACCCTCCACGGCATCCCGATGCCTCCCGACGCCGAAGGCGAAACCACCTACCGCCTCATCACCACCCTCATAGACCCCAAAGCCGCACCAGCCGTCGAACTGGCCGCCCTCTACCCCGAACGCTGGGAGATCGAGTCCGCTTTTGACGAGTTGAAGACCCACCTCCGGGGCCGCCAGATGCTGCTGCGCAGCAAAACCCCCGACCTCATCCGGCAGGAGTTCTACGGCCTCATAATGGCCCACTTCGCCATCCGAGGCCTGATGCACGAAGCCGCCCTCCAGGCCAAACTCGATCCCGACCGACTATCGTTCATCCATGCCGTGAGGGTCATCCGCCGCACCCTGCCGCACTTCGCGGCTCTCTCCCCCCAGCCCAACACCTGA